A genome region from Sphingobium sp. WTD-1 includes the following:
- a CDS encoding GNAT family N-acetyltransferase, whose protein sequence is MALTPVDPREIATIVTHLEMRERPKPAPIPPAPLRLVPWKTPDLGAYRALFRRVGEPWLWFSRLVMPDDQLAAILHDPLVEVYAVTDPRGVEVGLLELDFRSPSQCELAFFGLVPSLNGKGLGKWLMAQAKSLAWRKGVERFWVHTCTLDSPAALGFYIKSGFTPYGREIETFADPRLLGLLPPEAAPQIPMFGQPADA, encoded by the coding sequence ATGGCGCTGACCCCGGTCGACCCGCGCGAGATCGCGACCATCGTCACCCATCTGGAAATGCGCGAACGGCCGAAACCCGCGCCGATCCCGCCCGCGCCGCTGCGGCTCGTGCCGTGGAAGACGCCCGACCTTGGCGCCTATCGCGCCCTGTTCCGCCGCGTGGGCGAACCCTGGCTGTGGTTCTCGCGGCTGGTGATGCCCGACGATCAACTCGCGGCCATCCTGCATGACCCCCTGGTCGAGGTCTATGCCGTCACCGATCCGCGCGGCGTGGAGGTCGGCCTGCTGGAGCTGGATTTCCGCAGCCCGTCGCAATGCGAGCTGGCCTTTTTCGGGCTGGTGCCCTCCCTCAACGGCAAGGGCCTTGGCAAATGGCTGATGGCGCAGGCCAAGTCGCTCGCCTGGCGCAAGGGGGTGGAGCGCTTCTGGGTCCATACCTGCACGCTCGATAGTCCGGCGGCACTCGGCTTCTACATCAAGTCGGGCTTCACCCCCTATGGCCGGGAGATCGAGACCTTCGCCGATCCGCGCCTGCTGGGCCTGCTGCCGCCCGAAGCAGCGCCGCAGATCCCGATGTTCGGTCAGCCCGCCGACGCCTGA
- the hemF gene encoding oxygen-dependent coproporphyrinogen oxidase: MTPDIRFPLNPQQQAARSWFESLRDRICAEFEAIEREAGSDASFTYTPWDREADGVAPGEGGGGVRGVMKGKVFEKVGVNISTVTGDLAPGFAQTIHGAADNPAFFATGISLVAHMANPHVPAVHMNTRFLNTTKNWFGGGADLNPPLPRDEDTADFHAVLQAACDAHDPTYYPRFKQWADDYFFIPHRGVHRGVGGIFYDHLECADDAAFDANFAFTRDVGDAFLAAFPPIVRRRMNEAWSEEDYRTMLEWRGRYAEFNLVHDRGTLFGLKTGGNIDAILMSLPPMASWS, encoded by the coding sequence ATGACGCCTGACATCCGCTTTCCCCTGAACCCGCAGCAGCAGGCGGCCCGTTCCTGGTTCGAATCGCTGCGCGACCGGATCTGCGCCGAGTTCGAGGCGATCGAGCGCGAAGCCGGCAGCGACGCCAGCTTCACCTACACCCCCTGGGATCGCGAGGCCGACGGCGTGGCGCCGGGCGAAGGCGGAGGCGGCGTGCGCGGGGTGATGAAGGGCAAGGTCTTCGAGAAGGTCGGCGTCAACATCTCCACCGTGACCGGCGATCTTGCCCCCGGCTTTGCCCAGACCATCCATGGCGCGGCAGACAATCCGGCCTTTTTCGCCACCGGCATCAGCCTGGTCGCGCATATGGCGAACCCGCATGTGCCGGCCGTCCACATGAACACCCGCTTCCTCAACACCACCAAGAACTGGTTCGGCGGCGGCGCCGACCTCAATCCGCCGCTGCCGCGCGACGAGGATACGGCGGATTTCCATGCGGTGTTGCAGGCTGCATGCGACGCCCATGACCCGACTTATTATCCGCGCTTCAAGCAATGGGCCGATGATTATTTCTTCATTCCCCATCGGGGCGTGCATCGCGGAGTCGGCGGCATCTTCTACGATCATCTCGAATGCGCGGACGATGCCGCGTTCGACGCCAATTTCGCCTTCACCCGCGATGTCGGCGACGCTTTCCTGGCCGCCTTCCCGCCGATCGTGCGGCGGCGGATGAACGAGGCGTGGAGCGAGGAAGACTATCGCACCATGCTGGAATGGCGCGGTCGCTATGCCGAATTCAACCTGGTTCATGACCGCGGCACGCTGTTCGGGCTCAAGACCGGCGGCAATATCGACGCGATCCTGATGAGCCTGCCGCCGATGGCGAGCTGGAGCTGA
- a CDS encoding tRNA (cytidine(34)-2'-O)-methyltransferase yields MRIALYQPEIAGNVGAILRLAACFAVPVDIIMPTGFAFSDARLKRAAMDYGEAAEVVRHANFEAFDAERRAAGRRLLLMSSHASQRLPDVTFRSDDVLLMGSESAGVPDHVRDLADIRVRIPMAPGFRSLNIAVSTGIAVAEALRQTGSFPA; encoded by the coding sequence ATGCGTATCGCTCTCTACCAACCCGAGATTGCCGGCAATGTCGGCGCCATCCTGCGCCTGGCGGCCTGTTTCGCAGTGCCGGTCGACATCATCATGCCCACCGGATTCGCCTTTTCCGACGCCCGTCTCAAGCGCGCGGCGATGGACTATGGCGAAGCGGCCGAGGTCGTGCGCCACGCCAATTTCGAGGCGTTCGACGCGGAACGACGCGCCGCCGGCCGCCGCCTGCTGCTGATGAGCAGCCATGCATCGCAGCGACTGCCCGACGTGACATTTCGCAGTGACGATGTCTTGCTGATGGGGTCGGAAAGCGCGGGCGTGCCCGATCATGTCCGTGATCTGGCCGATATCCGCGTGCGCATTCCGATGGCGCCGGGCTTCCGATCGCTTAACATCGCCGTTTCCACCGGCATCGCCGTTGCCGAGGCCCTTCGCCAGACCGGGAGCTTCCCTGCATGA
- the petA gene encoding ubiquinol-cytochrome c reductase iron-sulfur subunit, translating into MANSEQVDGQGLSGEDGVRRRDFINIAAVSFAGVGAVGVVLPLIDQMNPSADVLALATTPVDLSAIQPGMAIKTTFRSQPLFVRQLTEKEIAEADKVDPSTLRDPQTLEERTVDGKKQWLITMGVCTHLGCVPLGAGEGENRGEFGGYFCPCHGSSYDTAARIRKGPAPKNLEVPKYSFTSDTAILVG; encoded by the coding sequence ATGGCGAACTCAGAACAAGTTGACGGGCAGGGTCTATCCGGCGAAGACGGAGTGCGTCGCCGCGATTTCATCAATATCGCTGCGGTGAGCTTCGCAGGGGTGGGCGCCGTTGGCGTCGTTCTCCCGCTCATCGATCAGATGAACCCCAGCGCCGACGTATTGGCGCTCGCGACCACACCGGTCGATCTTTCCGCGATCCAGCCTGGCATGGCGATCAAGACGACCTTCCGGTCGCAGCCGCTGTTCGTTCGCCAACTCACCGAAAAGGAAATTGCCGAGGCCGACAAGGTCGATCCGTCCACGCTGCGCGATCCGCAGACGCTGGAGGAGCGGACGGTCGACGGCAAGAAGCAGTGGCTGATCACCATGGGCGTCTGCACCCATCTGGGCTGCGTGCCGCTGGGCGCGGGCGAGGGCGAGAATCGCGGCGAATTCGGCGGTTATTTCTGCCCCTGCCACGGCTCGTCCTATGACACGGCCGCCCGCATCCGTAAGGGGCCTGCCCCCAAGAATCTGGAAGTGCCGAAGTATAGCTTCACTTCCGACACTGCCATTCTTGTGGGTTGA
- a CDS encoding cytochrome b/b6, which produces MSFPWAEHYTPKHPLMQWVDEKLPLPRLVYNAVGAGYPVPRNLNYFWNFGVLAGLALVIQIVTGVVMAMHYGANTLVAFGTVEQTMRDVNAGWLMRYAHANGASFFFIVVYLHIFRGLYFGSYKAPREMVWLLGLVIFLLMMATAFMGYVLPWGQMSYWGAKVITGLFGAIPVVGEPIQTWLLGGFAPGNASLNRFFSLHFLLPFVIAAVVILHIWALHIPGSSNPTGVEVKGPQDTVPFHPYYTAKDGFGAGIFLILFAILLFFAPNYLGHPDNYIEANPLSTPAHIVPEWYFWPFYAILRAFTVDFFFVPAKLLGVLAMFASILLLFFLPWLDTSPVRSGRYRPTFKAFFWILVLDVLILGYCGGAPAEEPYVMISQVAAAYYFAHFLIILPMIARFEKPLPLPNSITEAVLAKYAKADGEPAAVPAE; this is translated from the coding sequence ATGAGCTTTCCATGGGCTGAACATTATACCCCCAAGCATCCGCTGATGCAGTGGGTCGACGAGAAGCTGCCGCTGCCGCGTCTCGTCTACAATGCCGTCGGTGCCGGCTATCCGGTGCCGCGCAACCTCAATTATTTCTGGAATTTCGGTGTCCTCGCCGGCCTGGCGCTGGTGATCCAGATCGTCACCGGCGTGGTCATGGCGATGCATTATGGCGCCAACACGCTGGTCGCCTTCGGTACCGTCGAACAGACGATGCGCGACGTGAATGCGGGCTGGCTGATGCGCTATGCCCATGCCAACGGCGCCAGCTTCTTCTTCATCGTCGTCTATCTACACATTTTCCGCGGTCTCTATTTCGGTAGCTACAAGGCGCCGCGCGAAATGGTCTGGCTGCTCGGCCTCGTCATCTTCCTGCTGATGATGGCGACCGCCTTCATGGGCTATGTCCTGCCCTGGGGGCAGATGAGCTATTGGGGCGCAAAGGTCATTACCGGCCTGTTCGGCGCGATCCCGGTGGTGGGCGAGCCGATCCAGACCTGGTTGCTGGGCGGTTTTGCCCCCGGCAATGCCTCGCTGAACCGCTTCTTCTCGCTCCATTTCCTGCTGCCCTTCGTGATCGCGGCGGTGGTGATCCTGCATATCTGGGCGCTGCACATCCCCGGCTCCTCCAACCCGACCGGTGTCGAGGTGAAGGGCCCGCAGGATACCGTGCCTTTCCATCCCTATTACACCGCTAAGGACGGCTTCGGAGCGGGCATCTTCCTGATCCTGTTCGCGATCCTGCTCTTCTTCGCGCCCAATTATCTGGGTCACCCGGACAATTATATCGAGGCGAACCCGCTTTCGACCCCGGCGCATATCGTGCCCGAATGGTATTTCTGGCCCTTCTACGCGATCCTGCGCGCCTTCACCGTCGACTTCTTCTTCGTGCCGGCCAAGTTGCTGGGCGTGCTGGCGATGTTCGCATCGATCCTGCTGCTCTTCTTCCTGCCCTGGCTCGACACCTCGCCGGTGCGCTCGGGCCGCTATCGTCCGACCTTCAAGGCGTTCTTCTGGATCCTGGTGCTCGACGTGCTGATCCTGGGCTATTGCGGCGGTGCGCCGGCGGAAGAACCCTATGTGATGATTAGCCAGGTCGCTGCGGCCTATTATTTCGCGCATTTCCTGATCATCCTGCCGATGATCGCGCGCTTCGAAAAGCCGCTGCCGCTGCCCAATTCGATCACCGAAGCGGTGCTGGCCAAATATGCCAAGGCTGACGGCGAACCCGCCGCAGTCCCGGCCGAATAA
- a CDS encoding cytochrome c1, producing MVRIGAFLVGLFFAGWLLISFLVGAYSYVVEPPAKTVEHEFHLAPKHVSFSFDGPLGRYDNQQLQRGFQVFKEVCSACHSLKFVAFRDLAGIGYNEAEIKAIAKNWAIKTPSVDPATGEASTRDGIPADYFPSPFANNVAAAAANNNAIPPDLSLMTKARHHGSAYVYSLLTGFTDQAGYKNAKGKELLKEFPDAKTPEGLHFNPYFANLNLAMAPPLSADGQVTYGDGTKPTIDQMSQDVAAFLTWTAEPKLENRRRAGVATILFLLIATGLAYMAYQNIWADKKKAA from the coding sequence ATGGTACGCATCGGCGCATTCCTTGTCGGCCTCTTCTTCGCCGGCTGGCTGCTCATCTCCTTCCTCGTGGGTGCCTATTCCTACGTGGTGGAGCCTCCGGCCAAGACGGTGGAGCATGAGTTCCATCTGGCCCCCAAGCATGTCTCCTTCTCGTTCGACGGGCCGCTGGGCCGCTATGACAATCAGCAGCTCCAGCGCGGCTTCCAGGTGTTCAAGGAGGTCTGCTCGGCCTGCCATAGCCTTAAGTTCGTCGCCTTCCGCGATCTGGCCGGCATTGGCTATAACGAGGCGGAGATCAAGGCGATCGCCAAGAACTGGGCGATCAAGACCCCCAGTGTCGATCCGGCGACGGGTGAGGCATCGACCCGCGACGGCATCCCGGCCGATTATTTCCCGTCTCCCTTCGCGAACAATGTCGCGGCGGCGGCGGCGAACAATAATGCGATCCCGCCCGATCTCTCGCTGATGACCAAGGCACGCCATCATGGCTCGGCCTATGTCTATTCGCTGCTGACGGGCTTCACCGATCAGGCGGGCTACAAGAACGCAAAGGGCAAGGAATTGCTCAAGGAGTTCCCGGATGCCAAGACTCCTGAAGGCCTTCACTTCAACCCCTATTTCGCCAACCTGAACCTTGCCATGGCGCCGCCGCTGTCGGCCGATGGCCAGGTGACCTATGGCGACGGCACCAAGCCGACGATCGACCAGATGTCGCAGGACGTGGCCGCCTTCCTCACCTGGACGGCCGAGCCGAAGCTGGAAAATCGCCGCCGCGCGGGCGTGGCGACGATCCTCTTCCTGCTGATCGCCACGGGGCTGGCCTATATGGCCTATCAGAATATCTGGGCGGACAAGAAGAAGGCGGCCTGA
- a CDS encoding adenine phosphoribosyltransferase, whose translation MSIDSLTALVRTIPDFPKPGIQFRDITTLLADGPGLAELIDQMAKVAGPLDPDLIVGVEARGFILGAALALKLGKGFVPVRKKGKLPGKTVGIDYVLEYGTDRLELHEGQVPQGARVLLVDDLIATGGTAQAAAALLREQGAQVLMALFAIDLPDLGGLAALEQDGVPSRAILLFEGD comes from the coding sequence ATGAGCATCGACAGTCTGACCGCGCTGGTCCGCACCATCCCCGACTTCCCCAAGCCGGGCATCCAGTTCCGCGACATCACGACCCTGCTGGCCGATGGGCCGGGTCTGGCCGAACTGATCGACCAGATGGCGAAGGTTGCGGGGCCGCTCGACCCCGACCTGATCGTCGGCGTGGAGGCGCGCGGCTTCATCCTGGGCGCGGCGCTGGCGCTGAAGCTGGGCAAGGGTTTCGTGCCCGTCCGCAAGAAGGGCAAGCTGCCGGGCAAGACGGTCGGTATCGATTATGTGCTGGAATATGGCACCGACCGGCTGGAACTGCATGAAGGACAGGTGCCACAGGGCGCGCGCGTGCTGCTGGTCGACGACCTGATCGCCACTGGCGGAACGGCGCAGGCGGCCGCGGCGCTGCTGCGCGAGCAGGGCGCGCAGGTGCTGATGGCGCTGTTCGCGATCGACCTGCCGGATCTGGGTGGGCTTGCCGCGCTGGAGCAGGACGGTGTCCCCTCGCGCGCGATCCTGTTGTTCGAGGGCGACTGA
- a CDS encoding endonuclease/exonuclease/phosphatase family protein: MAATSRFLHRFGGCVAPLLLSACATPAPHRELSCSAAVAPALAAPDADRITTTLSVLTYNIEGLGWPARSGRGPSLKQIAERLAAMRAAGTAPDVVLFQEMFSGSAKQAVADTGYPAIAAGPHRTTRARGSTKDKLPGKSHINRGEIGIHFSGSGLAVASRYPILLTQRRAYGRKSCAGLDCLSNKGIVLARIAMPGVPTPIDIYDTHMNSRGASRAPGPRNLAAHERQALEASAFIDASHDDAYPLIFGGDFNMRHSEPRWENFSRYQALNLVHRVCADAASGCDVRMSWDGDEPWMDTQDLQFFWPGDRVSVRPIRVEAMFDGGPSGPELSDHDGFLVTYELSWPRGAAHQPGGC, from the coding sequence ATGGCCGCTACTTCCCGCTTCCTCCATCGGTTCGGCGGCTGCGTGGCGCCGCTGCTGCTGTCGGCCTGTGCGACGCCGGCCCCCCATCGGGAATTGTCCTGCAGCGCGGCAGTTGCGCCTGCGCTCGCTGCGCCGGATGCGGATCGGATCACCACCACCCTGTCGGTGCTGACCTATAATATCGAGGGGCTGGGCTGGCCGGCACGCAGCGGACGGGGGCCGTCACTCAAGCAGATAGCCGAGCGACTGGCCGCCATGCGCGCGGCGGGGACTGCGCCCGACGTGGTGCTGTTCCAGGAAATGTTCAGCGGATCGGCGAAGCAGGCGGTGGCCGATACCGGCTATCCGGCGATCGCTGCCGGCCCGCATCGCACGACCCGTGCGCGCGGGTCGACCAAGGACAAGCTGCCGGGCAAGTCGCATATCAATCGGGGCGAGATTGGTATCCATTTTTCCGGCAGTGGCCTGGCCGTCGCCTCGCGCTATCCGATTCTCCTGACGCAGCGGCGCGCCTATGGCCGCAAATCCTGTGCGGGCCTGGATTGCCTGTCGAACAAGGGGATCGTGCTGGCCCGCATCGCCATGCCCGGCGTGCCGACGCCGATCGACATCTATGACACCCACATGAACTCGCGCGGGGCTTCCCGCGCGCCCGGACCGCGCAATCTCGCCGCGCATGAGCGGCAGGCGCTCGAAGCCTCGGCCTTCATCGATGCCAGCCATGATGATGCCTATCCGCTGATCTTCGGCGGCGATTTCAACATGCGCCATTCCGAACCGCGCTGGGAAAATTTCTCCCGTTACCAGGCGCTCAACCTGGTCCATCGCGTCTGCGCCGATGCCGCGTCAGGCTGCGATGTACGCATGTCCTGGGATGGCGACGAACCCTGGATGGACACGCAGGATCTGCAATTCTTCTGGCCGGGTGATCGGGTCTCGGTTCGCCCGATCCGGGTGGAGGCGATGTTCGATGGCGGACCGAGCGGACCGGAACTGTCCGACCATGATGGCTTCCTCGTTACCTATGAACTGTCCTGGCCGCGCGGCGCCGCGCACCAGCCGGGCGGCTGTTAA